One region of Haloprofundus salilacus genomic DNA includes:
- a CDS encoding M28 family peptidase → MTRLPDEIVGDAQTSTFGWETLQSLVDVGNRMAGQEGEAAGAEVVADAFERAGLRGVKIDEFDIPGWWRGSSSLELRGSHPRRHESQHEVLALPGSPSGTVSGPVVDVGDGTYEEFDAAAADLEDAIALVSSNTPENADRWLHRMEKYVNAAEHGAVGFLFRNHIEGSLPPTGEVGYHNRPGPIPAVGVSKEVGERLVRYAENEVEFVIELDVDCRNEPTKSRNVEGVLGPADAEQEVLVTAHVDAHDIADGANDNGAGSALVAEIGRLLAQVESDLDSRVRFVTFGSEEIGLWGAYHWAESHDLDAVKCVLNVDGPANSRNVRVGTNGFDAMGEGFETVGEALDVPIQSGDTISPHGDQWAFVQEGVPAVMATSTSEQSGRGWGHTHADTLDKLDPRDLRDVATILASTAYYLASDDVETPHRTREEIRDSIDAGYVTELKMGGRWPYDDDARSGANEGR, encoded by the coding sequence ATGACACGACTTCCCGACGAAATCGTCGGCGACGCACAGACCAGCACGTTCGGGTGGGAGACGCTCCAGTCGCTCGTCGACGTCGGCAACCGGATGGCCGGACAGGAGGGCGAGGCGGCAGGCGCGGAGGTCGTCGCCGATGCGTTCGAGAGAGCGGGATTGCGCGGCGTGAAAATCGACGAGTTCGACATCCCCGGCTGGTGGCGCGGCAGTTCCTCGCTCGAACTCCGCGGGTCGCACCCGCGTCGCCACGAGAGCCAACACGAGGTGTTGGCGCTGCCGGGGTCGCCCTCGGGGACGGTTTCGGGTCCGGTCGTCGACGTGGGCGACGGCACGTACGAGGAGTTCGACGCCGCCGCCGCCGACCTAGAGGACGCAATCGCGCTCGTCTCCAGCAACACCCCCGAAAACGCCGACCGGTGGCTCCACCGCATGGAGAAGTACGTCAACGCCGCCGAGCACGGTGCGGTCGGCTTTCTCTTCCGAAACCACATCGAGGGGTCACTGCCGCCGACCGGCGAGGTCGGCTATCATAACCGTCCGGGTCCCATCCCCGCCGTCGGCGTCTCCAAGGAGGTCGGCGAGCGACTCGTCCGCTACGCGGAGAATGAGGTGGAGTTCGTCATCGAACTCGACGTCGACTGCCGGAACGAACCCACGAAGTCGAGAAACGTCGAGGGTGTCCTGGGACCTGCTGACGCCGAGCAGGAGGTCTTGGTCACCGCGCACGTCGACGCCCACGACATCGCCGATGGCGCCAACGACAACGGCGCGGGGTCGGCGCTCGTCGCCGAAATCGGTCGGTTGCTCGCGCAGGTCGAGTCCGACCTCGACAGCCGAGTCCGGTTCGTCACCTTCGGCTCCGAAGAGATCGGACTCTGGGGGGCGTACCACTGGGCGGAGAGCCACGACCTCGACGCGGTCAAGTGCGTGCTCAACGTCGACGGCCCGGCGAACTCCCGAAACGTCCGCGTGGGAACCAACGGTTTCGACGCGATGGGCGAGGGGTTCGAGACCGTGGGCGAGGCGCTCGACGTGCCGATCCAATCGGGCGACACCATCTCGCCGCACGGCGACCAGTGGGCGTTCGTCCAGGAGGGCGTCCCGGCCGTCATGGCCACCTCGACCTCCGAGCAGAGCGGTCGCGGGTGGGGCCACACCCACGCCGACACACTCGACAAACTCGACCCACGCGACCTGCGCGACGTGGCGACGATTCTCGCGAGTACGGCCTACTATCTCGCCAGCGACGACGTGGAGACGCCGCACCGGACGCGCGAGGAGATTCGCGACAGCATCGACGCCGGCTACGTCACCGAACTGAAGATGGGCGGGCGATGGCCGTACGACGACGACGCGAGAAGCGGGGCGAACGAGGGCCGATGA
- a CDS encoding peptidase — protein MTLLLTGYEPFGDDDENPTETLAEELDGETVNGHEIVGRVLPVEYDAAADEMATLVADYDPEIIVSTGLAAGRSGVSIERIGINTNDCGGVADNADAEPRNEVIDADGADAYFSTLPVVSVVESLLDAGIPARVSNTAGTHLCNNILYNTRALLEREGLETPMGFVHMPLTPEMAAEKASEGEATAGGAVKASLPFELQKRAVELTFETALDS, from the coding sequence ATGACGCTGTTGCTCACCGGTTACGAACCATTCGGTGATGACGACGAAAACCCGACCGAGACGCTCGCCGAGGAACTCGACGGCGAAACGGTGAACGGACACGAAATCGTCGGGCGTGTGCTTCCGGTCGAGTACGACGCGGCCGCCGACGAGATGGCGACGCTCGTCGCCGACTACGACCCCGAAATAATCGTCTCGACCGGACTCGCGGCCGGCCGCTCCGGGGTGTCGATCGAACGAATCGGCATCAACACTAACGACTGCGGCGGTGTCGCCGACAACGCGGATGCGGAACCGCGGAACGAAGTCATCGACGCCGACGGCGCGGACGCGTACTTTTCGACGCTCCCCGTGGTGTCGGTGGTCGAATCGCTCTTGGACGCCGGCATCCCCGCACGCGTCTCGAACACGGCAGGGACGCACCTGTGTAACAACATCCTCTACAACACCCGCGCGTTGCTCGAACGAGAGGGACTAGAGACGCCGATGGGATTCGTCCACATGCCGTTGACACCCGAGATGGCCGCCGAGAAGGCAAGCGAGGGTGAAGCGACGGCGGGCGGTGCGGTGAAAGCGAGTCTTCCGTTCGAACTGCAGAAACGAGCCGTCGAACTGACGTTCGAGACGGCGCTTGACAGCTGA
- a CDS encoding GNAT family N-acetyltransferase yields the protein MPGPAFLVGSTVSLCTVEEEDIAFIHETINSPEIWKTMEPSKPYTLNEIRAIFSSDSEPSSSVRFLVTAETEPIGLVGFSEINETAGVAEPSCWIHPDYSGEGYGTEAIELLIEYGFDHCRLHKFVAEVIGFNEPAQHLLDKIGFIEEGRQRDHDFVDGEYHDCLLYGLLATEWQQQCR from the coding sequence ATGCCTGGGCCAGCCTTTCTTGTAGGGAGTACTGTATCACTCTGTACGGTCGAAGAGGAGGATATCGCGTTCATCCACGAAACGATCAATTCGCCAGAAATTTGGAAAACGATGGAGCCCTCCAAACCGTATACGCTAAACGAAATTCGCGCCATCTTCTCTTCGGACTCGGAGCCATCATCTTCAGTTCGCTTCCTCGTCACCGCTGAGACGGAACCTATTGGATTAGTCGGGTTCTCAGAGATAAACGAGACAGCAGGTGTTGCAGAACCAAGTTGTTGGATACACCCAGACTACTCCGGCGAAGGCTATGGAACCGAGGCGATCGAACTGCTCATCGAGTATGGGTTCGACCACTGTCGGCTTCATAAATTCGTCGCGGAGGTGATCGGATTCAACGAGCCAGCCCAACATCTCTTGGACAAGATCGGTTTCATCGAGGAAGGGAGGCAACGAGACCACGATTTCGTCGATGGAGAATACCACGACTGTCTCTTGTACGGATTACTCGCGACCGAGTGGCAGCAACAGTGTCGATAA
- a CDS encoding glycogen debranching N-terminal domain-containing protein yields MKTDSTVAHGSTFLVTDEEGVPTRSHDGFYHRDTRRLDRYRLGATGRTLEPLELVDVRPAERLVHLATPLERGARALQLSRRQFVTDGLYESVRVTNLTRDSKSETLELSVGTRFDDLFEVRGFEGNAVHKRDIAVETHENGVTFAYDPEDVDFSATVSVAVSREADLSVDTANGRANATLSIPLELDAQETQSLSLAVTTDGPASDPEAAVSAAREQVRERERTWRKETVLDDVPEVWESVLEESRENLLELRLDTEYGPMLAAGVPWFATSFGRDSLIAAYQSLGLSTALAKGTCRYLAAHQADEADEFRDAEPGKILHEVRYGELAARGEVPHSPYYGTVDATALFVVLVHETWRRTGDDAFAEEMRPHVERALDWLDEYGDRDGDGFLEYPTDGGDGSLTHQAWKDSGDGIMHPDGSHPTGPLAVAEVQGYAYDAKRRGADLARYAGDESRATELEREATALKRAFDDAFWLPEEDCYAVALDSEKEQVASVTTNAGHCLWSGIVPEARADALVDRLVADDMFTGWGIRTLASSHGAYNPQSYHLGSVWPHDNSLVVLGMARYGRVGAARRVAEGLVAAAKARGNDRLPELFAGFEREETEVPVSYGEACEPQAWAAAAPLAFLQAVTGSVAEVPDEPDSRDAPTPSS; encoded by the coding sequence ATGAAGACTGACAGCACGGTGGCGCACGGGTCAACGTTTCTCGTAACGGACGAGGAGGGCGTTCCGACGCGTAGCCACGACGGCTTCTACCACCGGGACACGAGACGCCTCGACCGGTACCGACTCGGCGCGACCGGACGGACGCTCGAACCGCTCGAACTGGTCGACGTTCGACCCGCCGAGCGACTCGTCCACCTCGCGACGCCGCTGGAACGCGGCGCGCGGGCGCTGCAGCTGAGCCGCCGACAGTTCGTCACCGACGGCCTCTACGAGTCCGTCCGCGTCACGAACCTCACGCGCGACTCGAAGTCGGAGACGCTCGAACTGTCGGTCGGAACCCGGTTCGACGACCTGTTCGAGGTGCGCGGCTTCGAGGGGAACGCCGTCCACAAGCGTGACATCGCCGTCGAGACGCACGAAAACGGCGTGACGTTCGCCTATGACCCCGAGGACGTGGACTTCTCCGCGACGGTGTCAGTCGCCGTGAGTCGCGAGGCAGACCTGAGCGTCGACACCGCAAATGGCCGCGCGAACGCGACGCTGTCGATTCCACTCGAACTCGACGCCCAGGAGACGCAGTCGCTCTCGCTCGCGGTGACGACCGACGGCCCGGCCTCGGACCCCGAGGCGGCCGTCAGCGCCGCGCGCGAACAAGTCCGCGAACGTGAGCGGACGTGGCGAAAGGAGACCGTCCTCGACGACGTCCCCGAGGTTTGGGAGTCGGTACTCGAAGAAAGCCGCGAGAACCTGCTGGAACTCCGCCTCGACACCGAGTACGGCCCAATGCTCGCCGCGGGCGTCCCGTGGTTCGCGACGTCGTTCGGCCGTGACTCGCTCATCGCCGCCTACCAGTCGCTCGGTCTCTCGACCGCGCTGGCGAAAGGGACCTGTCGCTATCTCGCTGCCCACCAGGCCGACGAAGCCGACGAGTTCCGCGACGCCGAACCGGGGAAGATTCTCCACGAGGTCCGCTACGGCGAACTCGCCGCCCGCGGCGAGGTGCCGCACTCGCCGTACTACGGCACGGTCGACGCGACGGCGCTGTTCGTCGTTCTCGTCCACGAGACGTGGCGGCGAACCGGCGACGACGCGTTCGCCGAGGAGATGCGCCCGCACGTCGAGCGCGCGCTCGATTGGCTCGACGAGTACGGCGACCGAGACGGCGACGGCTTCCTCGAATATCCGACCGACGGCGGCGACGGCAGCCTCACCCACCAGGCGTGGAAGGACAGCGGCGACGGCATCATGCACCCCGACGGGTCGCATCCAACCGGGCCGCTGGCGGTCGCCGAGGTGCAGGGGTACGCGTACGACGCGAAGCGCCGCGGGGCGGACCTCGCGCGCTACGCTGGCGACGAGAGTCGCGCGACCGAACTGGAACGCGAAGCCACCGCCCTCAAGCGGGCGTTCGACGACGCGTTCTGGCTGCCCGAGGAGGACTGTTATGCCGTCGCACTCGACAGCGAGAAGGAGCAGGTCGCGTCGGTGACGACGAACGCGGGTCACTGCTTGTGGAGCGGCATCGTCCCCGAGGCGCGCGCGGACGCACTCGTCGACCGCCTCGTCGCCGACGACATGTTCACTGGGTGGGGCATCCGGACACTCGCGTCGAGCCACGGCGCGTACAACCCCCAGAGCTATCATCTCGGCAGCGTCTGGCCGCACGACAACTCGCTGGTCGTCCTCGGAATGGCCCGCTACGGCCGCGTCGGCGCCGCCAGAAGAGTCGCGGAGGGTCTCGTCGCGGCCGCCAAGGCGCGCGGCAACGACCGCCTTCCCGAACTGTTCGCGGGATTCGAGCGCGAGGAGACCGAGGTTCCCGTCTCCTACGGCGAGGCCTGCGAACCGCAGGCGTGGGCCGCCGCCGCGCCACTGGCGTTCCTGCAAGCCGTCACCGGAAGCGTCGCGGAGGTGCCGGACGAACCGGATTCACGGGACGCGCCGACGCCGAGTTCGTAA
- a CDS encoding carbohydrate ABC transporter permease: protein MTLFNLTFDSLAGYALAKLDFWGRDKLFLGFISTMMIPGMVTLIPVYLILVELDWTNTYQGLIAPLIAGPFGIFLFRQHFKSLPSALGDAAKIDGCNEFQTFYKVYLPLAKPALATLGIFTFMGAWNNFQWPLIIANENEMYTLPIALFAVRNQYFAAWGLMMAAALIIVAPVLVAFLAAQNYFIRGMSLSGMKG from the coding sequence GTGACGCTGTTCAACCTCACGTTCGACAGCCTCGCGGGCTACGCGCTCGCGAAGCTCGACTTCTGGGGCCGCGACAAGCTCTTCTTAGGCTTCATCTCGACGATGATGATTCCAGGGATGGTGACGCTCATACCCGTCTATCTCATCCTCGTCGAACTCGACTGGACGAACACCTACCAGGGACTCATCGCACCGCTGATAGCCGGACCGTTCGGCATCTTCCTGTTTCGGCAGCACTTCAAGAGCCTCCCGTCGGCGCTCGGCGACGCGGCCAAAATCGACGGCTGCAACGAGTTCCAGACGTTCTACAAGGTGTACTTGCCGCTGGCGAAGCCCGCGCTGGCGACGCTCGGCATCTTCACCTTCATGGGCGCGTGGAACAACTTCCAGTGGCCGCTCATCATCGCCAACGAGAACGAGATGTACACGCTGCCGATCGCGCTGTTCGCCGTTCGGAACCAGTACTTCGCCGCATGGGGGCTGATGATGGCCGCCGCGCTCATCATTGTCGCGCCCGTCCTCGTTGCGTTCCTCGCGGCGCAGAACTACTTCATCCGCGGGATGAGCCTCAGCGGGATGAAGGGATAA
- a CDS encoding helix-turn-helix transcriptional regulator produces MATRLGEAIADGMEDLTSLVETERKLRAVWHWLPDEVTQFPTETWSEMTVTLPEPASPYRPVNRFESLLQQTNEVRYLRPEVALMEPCFDALFSLIDTGLDVTLIDRPSCHAYFFATYPQRSLEMEKRDNFTILEHDELPQCGIGLLEDRVTLSCYEQASGSVQALIETDVPVIREWAESMYASFEIDARPVAPEAYIE; encoded by the coding sequence GTGGCAACACGGCTGGGAGAGGCTATCGCAGACGGGATGGAGGACCTGACTAGCCTTGTCGAAACTGAACGAAAGTTACGTGCCGTCTGGCACTGGCTTCCAGACGAAGTGACTCAGTTCCCAACCGAGACTTGGTCCGAAATGACTGTCACGCTCCCGGAGCCCGCTTCCCCCTACCGCCCCGTGAACCGATTCGAGTCGCTTCTCCAGCAGACGAACGAGGTCCGTTATCTTCGACCCGAGGTTGCCTTGATGGAGCCCTGCTTCGACGCGCTCTTCTCCCTGATTGATACCGGATTAGACGTGACGTTGATCGACCGACCGAGTTGCCACGCATACTTCTTCGCGACGTACCCCCAGCGCAGCTTAGAGATGGAGAAACGGGACAATTTTACCATTCTTGAGCATGACGAACTCCCCCAATGCGGAATTGGCCTCCTTGAAGATCGAGTTACGCTCAGCTGTTACGAACAGGCCAGTGGGTCGGTCCAGGCATTGATCGAGACCGACGTTCCGGTTATCCGCGAGTGGGCGGAATCGATGTATGCGTCGTTCGAGATCGACGCGCGACCGGTTGCACCCGAAGCCTACATTGAGTGA
- a CDS encoding OsmC family protein has product MAEREQISHGVDLNKLGEFAEYAAENPDAVQLGLGARSTYEGTCAHSLATMDSYTLGSETIERETREYTIPYGGWKEVLDAGGWVGATDRMEPIEVALSALASCINVGITINAVANGVDIEKLQTRVRTDCDPSVLFGLADLDEADGVFENLTAEVEVEGEDIDEETIDEWARRAPVFALVSLAQDIDIAVDAATVAHADD; this is encoded by the coding sequence ATGGCAGAAAGAGAACAAATAAGCCACGGAGTGGACCTGAACAAACTCGGCGAGTTCGCCGAATACGCGGCCGAAAACCCCGACGCGGTGCAACTCGGACTCGGGGCCCGCTCGACCTACGAAGGGACGTGCGCGCACAGCTTAGCGACGATGGATTCGTACACGCTCGGCAGCGAGACGATTGAGCGCGAGACCCGCGAGTACACGATTCCGTACGGGGGATGGAAGGAGGTGCTGGACGCCGGTGGATGGGTCGGTGCAACCGACCGGATGGAACCGATCGAGGTCGCGCTCTCCGCGCTCGCCTCGTGCATCAACGTGGGCATCACCATCAACGCCGTCGCCAACGGCGTCGACATCGAGAAACTCCAGACGCGCGTCCGGACGGACTGCGACCCGAGCGTCCTCTTCGGTCTCGCCGACCTCGACGAAGCCGACGGCGTCTTCGAGAACCTCACCGCCGAAGTAGAGGTCGAAGGCGAGGACATCGACGAGGAGACGATCGACGAGTGGGCGCGCCGCGCGCCAGTGTTCGCGCTCGTCTCGCTCGCACAGGACATCGATATCGCCGTCGACGCGGCCACGGTGGCTCACGCCGACGACTAG
- a CDS encoding PAS domain S-box protein: MTDEAGDNPFSSQEGLKESADTHQHPQDDRDLQFRALVDAVEEYAIFRLDPDGYVASWNSGAAHIKGYAEEEIVGEHFSSFYTEEDRAAGIPEGNLAAAAEQGSIEDEGWRVRKDGSQFWANVTITTIRNDDGDLEGFAKVTRDMTNRKRAREEHQLHLSVSRSVAEATSLEAGIQAALEEVCEWTDWVIGQAWIVTDDRTAERLPVAYVEDPKYTPFEESSRDFTFAPDEGIPGRVIESGKPVWFPDVTDVSETVYPRTALASQFGLQAGVGVPVMTEGEVAVVLEFHMAEERGIDDHLVELVSSIAADIGGLVARKQIKDELDRERELLAEMMDAAPVGISVHTADGQVERMNEQAMALRHLRPDAAKLDADDRVFFDENGNRVPAEARPFALVRESGRPIYDWTAKIELPDGKRKWLSIDAAPIESDDGTLDRVVIVEDDITELREQYRAVTESINDVIVTIDEDSVIQSVNPAVSDIFGYDRIELIGESLTELMPEEYREQHHAGITRYLEAGERALDWDYVELPGRHANGAEIPLAVSFSEVRYRGDRYFTGVIRDISARKEADRRLETRAHQQEAIAEFGQFALEADDLDELMHEAARRVADVLDNAYCKVLDLDPDERKLLLRQGVGWQEGIVGRATVASDDNSQAGYTLLSDEPVIVEDLDSETRFSGPDLLTSHDVKSGISTIIGSVDDPWGILGTHDTHRRKFTEEDVNFVQSVANILAEAIERHRYQADLERLVDDLEESNERLEQFAYAASHDLQEPLRMVSSYLQLIDQRYADELDENAEEFIGFAIDGAERMREMIDSLLEYSRVETRGDPLKPVDLDPILNGVIENLQVKIEESNAEITADPLPRVKGDASQIRQVFQNLLDNAIEYSGDEPPQIRVTAERDFDVHVISVRDEGIGIDPTATNRIFDVFQRLHTRDEHPGTGIGLALCERIIERHGGEIWVDSEPGAGSTFSFTLPVASPPET, encoded by the coding sequence ATGACAGATGAGGCTGGGGATAACCCGTTCTCTTCACAGGAGGGGTTGAAGGAATCAGCCGACACCCATCAACACCCGCAGGATGATCGTGACCTTCAGTTTCGCGCTCTAGTCGACGCCGTCGAGGAGTACGCGATTTTCCGCCTCGATCCCGACGGATACGTCGCGAGCTGGAACTCCGGCGCCGCACACATCAAGGGTTATGCTGAGGAGGAGATCGTCGGCGAGCATTTCTCGTCCTTCTATACCGAGGAAGACCGTGCAGCCGGAATCCCTGAGGGGAACTTGGCCGCTGCGGCTGAGCAGGGATCCATCGAGGACGAAGGCTGGCGTGTGCGCAAGGACGGGTCGCAGTTCTGGGCGAACGTCACGATTACGACCATCCGAAACGACGACGGCGACCTCGAAGGATTCGCGAAGGTCACGCGCGACATGACAAATCGAAAGCGAGCTCGCGAGGAACATCAGCTCCACCTATCAGTGAGCCGGTCGGTGGCAGAAGCGACGTCGCTCGAAGCTGGGATCCAAGCAGCGCTTGAGGAGGTTTGCGAGTGGACCGATTGGGTCATCGGGCAGGCATGGATCGTGACTGACGACAGAACAGCCGAGCGATTGCCCGTGGCTTACGTCGAGGATCCGAAATACACACCCTTTGAGGAGTCTTCTCGCGACTTCACCTTCGCACCTGACGAGGGAATCCCCGGACGAGTCATCGAATCGGGTAAGCCTGTCTGGTTCCCCGACGTCACCGATGTCTCCGAAACCGTCTATCCACGCACGGCTCTTGCGTCCCAGTTCGGTCTTCAAGCGGGGGTAGGCGTCCCCGTAATGACGGAGGGAGAAGTGGCGGTAGTGCTCGAATTTCATATGGCGGAGGAGCGCGGCATAGACGACCACCTCGTCGAACTCGTCAGCTCGATCGCGGCCGACATCGGAGGTCTAGTGGCTCGGAAGCAGATCAAAGACGAACTCGACCGCGAACGGGAACTGCTCGCGGAGATGATGGATGCGGCCCCCGTCGGGATTTCGGTCCACACCGCCGATGGCCAGGTCGAGCGGATGAACGAGCAGGCGATGGCCCTTCGCCACCTTCGCCCAGACGCCGCGAAACTCGACGCCGACGACCGTGTGTTCTTCGACGAGAACGGAAATCGGGTTCCCGCGGAAGCACGTCCATTCGCGCTCGTCCGCGAGTCCGGCAGACCTATCTACGACTGGACGGCGAAAATCGAACTCCCCGACGGCAAGCGCAAGTGGCTCTCGATCGACGCTGCTCCCATCGAGAGCGACGACGGGACGCTCGACCGGGTCGTCATCGTCGAAGACGACATCACCGAACTCCGCGAGCAGTACCGCGCGGTCACCGAGTCGATCAACGACGTAATCGTGACGATCGACGAAGATAGCGTCATCCAATCGGTCAACCCGGCGGTCTCCGATATCTTCGGATACGACCGGATCGAACTGATCGGCGAGTCGCTGACCGAACTCATGCCCGAAGAGTACCGCGAACAGCACCACGCGGGCATCACACGGTATCTGGAAGCCGGCGAGCGAGCGCTCGATTGGGATTACGTCGAGTTGCCCGGGAGGCACGCAAACGGGGCGGAGATCCCGTTGGCGGTCTCGTTCAGTGAGGTCCGGTATCGCGGTGACCGGTATTTCACCGGCGTTATTCGCGATATCTCCGCGCGCAAGGAAGCCGATCGGAGGCTCGAAACCCGAGCCCACCAGCAAGAAGCCATAGCCGAGTTCGGGCAGTTCGCCCTCGAGGCCGACGACCTCGACGAACTGATGCACGAAGCGGCACGGAGAGTTGCGGACGTTCTGGACAACGCTTACTGTAAAGTGCTCGACCTCGACCCGGATGAGCGCAAGCTCTTGTTACGGCAAGGCGTCGGCTGGCAGGAGGGAATCGTCGGACGCGCTACCGTGGCCTCCGACGATAACTCCCAGGCGGGCTACACGCTGCTCTCCGATGAGCCCGTCATCGTAGAGGACCTCGACAGCGAGACGCGCTTTTCCGGCCCCGACCTTCTCACCTCCCACGACGTCAAAAGCGGTATCAGCACTATTATTGGCTCAGTCGACGATCCGTGGGGAATCCTCGGGACCCACGACACCCACCGCCGGAAGTTCACCGAGGAGGACGTTAACTTCGTTCAGAGCGTCGCAAATATCCTTGCGGAGGCGATCGAGCGCCATCGGTACCAGGCGGATCTCGAGCGGTTGGTCGACGACTTAGAGGAGTCGAACGAGCGGTTAGAGCAGTTCGCCTATGCGGCCTCCCACGACCTCCAAGAACCATTGCGGATGGTATCGAGCTACCTCCAGCTTATCGACCAGCGGTACGCGGACGAGCTGGACGAAAACGCCGAGGAGTTCATCGGCTTCGCTATCGACGGAGCCGAGCGCATGCGGGAGATGATAGACAGTTTGCTCGAGTACTCTCGGGTGGAGACGCGAGGAGACCCACTCAAGCCGGTTGACTTAGATCCCATCCTCAACGGCGTAATCGAGAACCTCCAGGTAAAGATCGAGGAGAGTAACGCGGAGATCACCGCCGATCCTCTCCCCCGGGTCAAGGGCGATGCCAGCCAGATCCGCCAAGTGTTCCAGAATCTCCTCGATAACGCCATCGAGTACTCGGGCGACGAACCGCCGCAGATACGTGTCACCGCCGAGCGTGACTTCGATGTGCACGTGATCTCGGTCCGCGACGAGGGGATCGGCATCGACCCGACCGCTACCAATCGCATCTTTGACGTGTTTCAGCGTCTCCACACCCGCGACGAGCATCCGGGAACCGGCATCGGACTCGCCCTCTGTGAGCGGATTATCGAACGGCATGGTGGCGAGATTTGGGTCGACTCGGAGCCGGGCGCGGGATCGACATTCTCGTTCACGCTTCCG